A genomic window from Pseudonocardia broussonetiae includes:
- a CDS encoding MarR family winged helix-turn-helix transcriptional regulator, producing MHSDAEITTADLVGTQLVRLVRLLERKQAQYQADHPDAVERATYILLVHLVKDGPQRAGTLAESVYSDPSTISRQVAQLVRLGLVERTADPEDGRATLLAATDEGRRVFEENRRNRNERIAGLMGEWDPADRARFADLLVRFTTDFENQHRISTGPAAAAGRS from the coding sequence GTGCACTCCGACGCGGAGATCACCACAGCCGACCTCGTCGGCACCCAGCTCGTCCGGCTCGTCCGGCTGCTGGAGCGCAAGCAGGCCCAGTACCAGGCCGACCACCCCGACGCGGTCGAGCGCGCCACCTACATCCTGCTCGTCCACCTCGTGAAGGACGGGCCGCAGCGGGCGGGCACGCTGGCGGAGTCGGTGTACTCCGACCCGTCCACGATCAGCCGGCAGGTCGCCCAGCTCGTGCGGCTCGGGCTCGTCGAGCGCACGGCCGACCCCGAGGACGGCCGCGCCACGCTGCTCGCTGCCACCGACGAGGGCAGGCGGGTCTTCGAGGAGAACCGCCGCAACCGCAACGAGCGCATCGCCGGGCTCATGGGCGAGTGGGACCCGGCCGACCGCGCGCGGTTCGCCGACCTGCTCGTCCGCTTCACCACCGACTTCGAGAACCAGCACAGGATCAGCACCGGACCGGCCGCCGCGGCCGGCCGGTCGTGA
- the tilS gene encoding tRNA lysidine(34) synthetase TilS, translating into MPPPARDAVTEVRGAVRRALLPHRGVPVLVACSGGADSLALVAAALGVHDEVHAAVVDHGLQDGSAGVAAAVAARLTAMGARAQVHRVEVRGPGGTEAAARTARYAALRAARPHPDAPVLLGHTLDDQAETVLLGLGRGSGARSMAGMRAWDDPWLRPLLDVRRTTTRAACAAQGLPVWDDPHNADPRFTRVRLRHEVLPLLEDVLAGGVAQALARTAAQLREDDEALTAVADALLARAATGDDLALDPVAAAPPAVRRRVLRAWLLGAGVTGLTAEHLHGADALAARGPDRSGPALPGGLELVRARGRLVLRPAQWAR; encoded by the coding sequence GTGCCCCCGCCCGCCCGTGACGCCGTCACCGAGGTCCGCGGCGCGGTCCGGCGGGCGCTGCTCCCGCACCGCGGGGTGCCCGTGCTCGTCGCGTGCTCCGGTGGCGCCGACTCCCTCGCCCTCGTCGCCGCCGCGCTGGGCGTCCACGACGAGGTGCACGCCGCCGTCGTCGACCACGGGCTGCAGGACGGGTCGGCCGGCGTCGCCGCCGCGGTCGCCGCCCGGCTGACGGCGATGGGGGCGCGGGCGCAGGTGCACCGCGTCGAGGTCCGCGGACCCGGCGGCACCGAGGCCGCCGCCCGCACCGCCCGCTACGCCGCGCTGCGTGCGGCCCGGCCGCACCCGGACGCGCCCGTGCTGCTCGGCCACACCCTCGACGACCAGGCCGAGACCGTGCTGCTCGGGCTGGGCCGCGGGTCGGGAGCGCGGTCGATGGCCGGCATGCGCGCGTGGGACGACCCGTGGCTGCGCCCGCTGCTCGACGTCCGGCGCACGACGACCCGGGCGGCCTGCGCGGCGCAGGGCCTCCCCGTCTGGGACGACCCGCACAACGCCGACCCCCGCTTCACCCGCGTGCGCCTGCGCCACGAGGTGCTGCCGCTCCTGGAGGACGTCCTCGCGGGCGGGGTGGCGCAGGCGCTCGCCCGCACGGCCGCGCAGCTGCGGGAGGACGACGAGGCGCTGACGGCCGTCGCGGACGCCCTGCTCGCCCGGGCCGCCACCGGCGACGACCTCGCGCTCGACCCCGTCGCCGCCGCCCCGCCCGCCGTGCGCCGCCGGGTGCTGCGCGCGTGGCTGCTGGGCGCGGGCGTCACCGGTCTCACGGCGGAGCACCTGCACGGCGCCGACGCGCTCGCCGCCCGCGGCCCGGACCGATCGGGTCCCGCGCTGCCGGGAGGGTTGGAGCTGGTCCGCGCGCGTGGCAGGCTCGTGCTGCGCCCGGCGCAGTGGGCGCGCTGA
- the dacB gene encoding D-alanyl-D-alanine carboxypeptidase/D-alanyl-D-alanine-endopeptidase, producing the protein MGFGGRIGDTLRVPGRGVRRAVAVLTVLVLAGGVGSAVSLTAPTLVSDLGLTGAPAALEPTEPVPALGPLAATAPPPTTAGLEAALGPAVEEMPGRFTGTVLDPVTGEVLWASDADRALVPGSTAKILTAAAALLTLNPTDGFVTRVVAGAEPGSVVLVGGGDPTLTALPEGEDGTYPGAARLAELAAEVQQAMPGPIDTVVVDTSRYDGPTSAPGWDPADVGAGFVAPIVPLMLDGGRADPTLQDGPRTTEPAAEAGRALARLLGADDVEEGTAAPDAQRLGSVTSAPFSELVEHVMRTSDNVLAEALAREVAIARGGQPTFAGAAEQTLAALTQAGFDPSGAVLVDGSGLSTDDEVPARVLGTLLTAAATPAEGDRDTDFLRPLVTGLPVAGGDGTLDDRFGAGAPSSPGRGLVRAKTGTLTNVSSLAGLVTDADGRLLVFAFMSNGASPATVRPRLDALAAELSGCGCT; encoded by the coding sequence GTGGGTTTCGGGGGCCGGATCGGTGACACGCTGCGCGTACCCGGTCGCGGAGTGCGACGGGCGGTCGCGGTGCTCACCGTGCTCGTGCTGGCCGGCGGAGTGGGCAGCGCCGTCTCGCTGACGGCCCCGACTCTCGTCTCCGACCTCGGGCTGACCGGCGCGCCGGCCGCCCTCGAGCCCACGGAGCCGGTGCCCGCGCTGGGCCCGCTGGCCGCCACCGCACCGCCGCCGACCACCGCCGGGCTGGAGGCGGCGCTCGGCCCGGCCGTCGAGGAGATGCCGGGCCGCTTCACCGGCACCGTCCTCGACCCCGTCACCGGCGAGGTCCTGTGGGCCTCCGACGCCGACCGCGCGCTGGTGCCCGGCTCCACCGCGAAGATCCTCACGGCCGCCGCCGCGCTGCTGACGCTCAACCCCACCGACGGCTTCGTCACGCGCGTCGTCGCCGGGGCGGAGCCGGGCAGCGTCGTGCTGGTCGGCGGCGGCGACCCGACGCTCACCGCGCTCCCCGAGGGCGAGGACGGCACCTACCCCGGCGCCGCGCGGCTGGCCGAGCTCGCCGCGGAGGTGCAGCAGGCGATGCCCGGACCGATCGACACGGTCGTCGTCGACACCAGCCGCTACGACGGCCCCACCTCGGCCCCCGGCTGGGACCCGGCCGACGTCGGCGCCGGGTTCGTCGCCCCGATCGTGCCGCTCATGCTCGACGGCGGCCGCGCCGACCCGACGCTGCAGGACGGCCCCCGCACCACCGAGCCCGCCGCGGAGGCCGGACGGGCGCTGGCCCGGCTGCTCGGCGCCGACGACGTCGAGGAGGGCACCGCCGCCCCCGACGCCCAGCGGCTCGGCTCGGTCACGTCGGCGCCGTTCAGCGAGCTCGTCGAGCACGTCATGCGCACCTCGGACAACGTGCTCGCCGAGGCGCTGGCCCGCGAGGTCGCGATCGCGCGGGGCGGGCAGCCGACGTTCGCCGGCGCCGCCGAGCAGACCCTCGCCGCGCTCACCCAGGCCGGGTTCGACCCGTCGGGCGCCGTCCTCGTCGACGGCAGCGGGCTCTCCACCGACGACGAGGTGCCCGCCCGCGTGCTCGGCACGCTGCTCACCGCGGCGGCCACCCCGGCCGAGGGCGACCGCGACACCGACTTCCTGCGCCCGCTCGTCACCGGCCTCCCGGTGGCGGGCGGCGACGGCACGCTCGACGACCGGTTCGGCGCCGGGGCCCCGTCGTCGCCGGGGCGCGGGCTGGTGCGGGCCAAGACCGGCACGCTGACGAACGTCAGCAGCCTCGCGGGCCTGGTCACCGACGCCGACGGGCGGCTGCTCGTCTTCGCGTTCATGTCGAACGGGGCGTCGCCCGCGACCGTGCGGCCACGCCTCGACGCGCTGGCCGCCGAGCTGAGTGGCTGCGGCTGCACCTGA
- a CDS encoding zinc-dependent metalloprotease: MGQTIEDNGAATEQGLPVDWRLAARTAARLASPGPQATIAEATELVARLRSDAAVAEGHVRDVTGLGAGLPLLPADVVDRPAWALAAVEGMRSLTDGARLPATPRFARAVTARTAGLQIGGVLAYLGGRVLGQYDPFGGPDDGGRLLLVAPNVHAAQQALDVPSADFGMWVCLHEATHRLQFTAVPWLRDHFAGEVGRLLSISPGDSVGGLADRLPDAVRALRDSRGDALALVELLQGPEQRMVLDRLLALTTLLEGHADHVMDAAGPEVVPSVATIRRRFTARRRGGGLVDRVLRALLGVDAKVKQYAVGAAFTRHVVLAAGMDGFNRVWTSPETLPLRSELEDPGAWLARVRP; encoded by the coding sequence GTGGGACAGACGATCGAGGACAACGGCGCGGCCACCGAGCAGGGGCTGCCCGTCGACTGGCGGCTCGCCGCCCGCACCGCGGCGAGGCTGGCGTCCCCCGGACCCCAGGCGACGATCGCCGAGGCCACCGAGCTCGTCGCGCGGCTGCGGTCCGACGCGGCCGTCGCCGAGGGGCACGTCCGCGACGTCACCGGGCTGGGCGCGGGTCTGCCGCTGCTGCCCGCCGACGTCGTCGACCGTCCCGCGTGGGCGCTCGCGGCCGTCGAGGGCATGCGGTCGCTGACCGACGGCGCCCGGCTGCCCGCCACCCCCCGGTTCGCCCGCGCCGTCACCGCGCGCACGGCGGGCCTGCAGATCGGTGGGGTCCTCGCCTACCTCGGCGGGCGCGTGCTGGGCCAGTACGACCCGTTCGGCGGCCCGGACGACGGCGGCAGGCTGCTGCTCGTCGCCCCCAACGTGCACGCGGCGCAGCAGGCGCTCGACGTGCCGTCCGCCGACTTCGGGATGTGGGTCTGCCTGCACGAGGCCACGCACCGGCTGCAGTTCACCGCCGTGCCGTGGCTGCGCGACCACTTCGCCGGGGAGGTGGGCCGGCTGCTGTCGATCTCGCCCGGCGACAGCGTCGGCGGCCTGGCCGATCGCCTGCCCGACGCCGTGCGCGCGCTGCGCGACTCGCGCGGCGACGCCCTCGCCCTCGTCGAACTGCTGCAGGGTCCCGAGCAGCGCATGGTGCTCGACCGCCTGCTCGCCCTCACCACGCTGCTGGAGGGCCACGCCGACCACGTCATGGACGCCGCGGGGCCCGAGGTGGTGCCCAGCGTCGCCACCATCCGCCGCCGGTTCACCGCCCGCCGCCGCGGGGGCGGCCTGGTCGACCGGGTGCTGCGCGCGCTGCTGGGCGTCGACGCGAAGGTCAAGCAGTACGCCGTGGGCGCCGCCTTCACCCGGCACGTGGTGCTGGCGGCGGGGATGGACGGCTTCAACCGGGTCTGGACGAGCCCGGAGACGCTGCCGCTGCGGTCGGAGCTGGAGGACCCGGGCGCGTGGCTGGCCCGCGTGCGCCCCTGA
- a CDS encoding MDR family MFS transporter → MSAPTAAPAPTAAGSLSHKQILTIFAGLMIGMFLAALDQTIVATSIRTIADDLDGLSLQAWATTAYLITATITTPLYGKLSDIFGRKPLFLIAIGIFVLGSIACTFATSMYQLAAFRAIQGLGAGGLFSLALTIIGDIVAPRERAKYQGYFVAVFGTSSVLGPVAGGFFAGQAEILGITGWRWVFLINVPLGILALAVVTKVLNVPHTKRSHRIDWPGALALVVGLVPLLIVAEQGRIWGWDSGRSIACYAVGVLGIVAFVLLERRIGDDALLPLRMFRSGVFAWGSVAGFIAGIGMFGALALLPLYLQIVKGSTPTEAGLQTLPLVLGIMSMSVFSGQMISRTGRYKIWPIIGLSLMILGIGALSFIGVDTPYWQVALIMVVIGWGLGGNMQPLTLAVQNDAAPRDMGVATASATFFRQMGGTLGTAVFISVLFSVLGGRVADNFRAAAGTPAFQAALTDPAVLANPANAPILQGLQGGGGLSLDDSSFLATADPVLARPILDGFAGSMSVVFLGAAAVLVLGLFAVIMMKEVPLRTRSGVDARNDEVAAAAAAAAEGGPDAVPAPADDVPEGPEGPATAPRPVHGAAITAGAHPVNGNGSVHGNGNGSGNGSANGSGSGSAAVGVLAEPRTEQVAPPAEPAPAGTDARDRLLAMLLPDPTRALTVVATAERARDAVRHARRELEVRTAELDGASEELVAQGLSPRQVQDLLGLSEEEGPLAPRHGAHAAE, encoded by the coding sequence ATGTCCGCGCCCACCGCGGCACCCGCGCCGACCGCAGCCGGGTCACTCAGCCACAAGCAGATCCTCACGATCTTCGCCGGGCTGATGATCGGCATGTTCCTGGCCGCGCTCGACCAGACCATCGTCGCGACGTCGATCCGGACGATCGCCGACGACCTCGACGGGCTGAGCCTGCAGGCGTGGGCGACCACCGCCTACCTGATCACCGCCACGATCACCACGCCGCTCTACGGCAAGCTGTCCGACATCTTCGGCCGCAAGCCGCTGTTCCTCATCGCCATCGGGATCTTCGTCCTCGGCTCGATCGCGTGCACGTTCGCCACGTCGATGTACCAGCTCGCCGCGTTCCGGGCGATCCAGGGACTCGGCGCCGGCGGCCTGTTCTCGCTGGCCCTGACGATCATCGGCGACATCGTCGCGCCCCGTGAGCGCGCCAAGTACCAGGGCTACTTCGTCGCCGTCTTCGGCACGTCGAGCGTGCTCGGCCCGGTCGCGGGCGGCTTCTTCGCCGGCCAGGCCGAGATCCTCGGCATCACCGGGTGGCGCTGGGTCTTCCTCATCAACGTCCCGCTCGGCATCCTCGCGCTGGCCGTCGTCACCAAGGTCCTGAACGTCCCGCACACCAAGCGCTCGCACCGCATCGACTGGCCCGGCGCGCTCGCGCTCGTCGTCGGCCTGGTGCCGCTGCTGATCGTCGCGGAGCAGGGCCGGATCTGGGGGTGGGACTCCGGGCGCTCGATCGCCTGCTACGCCGTCGGCGTGCTCGGCATCGTCGCGTTCGTCCTGCTGGAGCGGCGCATCGGCGACGACGCGCTGCTGCCCCTGCGGATGTTCCGCAGCGGCGTGTTCGCCTGGGGCTCGGTCGCCGGCTTCATCGCGGGCATCGGGATGTTCGGCGCGCTCGCGCTGCTGCCGCTGTACCTGCAGATCGTCAAGGGGTCGACGCCCACCGAGGCCGGCCTGCAGACGCTGCCGCTGGTGCTCGGTATCATGAGCATGTCGGTCTTCTCCGGGCAGATGATCTCCCGCACCGGCCGCTACAAGATCTGGCCGATCATCGGCCTCTCGCTGATGATCCTCGGCATCGGCGCGCTGTCGTTCATCGGCGTCGACACCCCGTACTGGCAGGTCGCGCTGATCATGGTCGTGATCGGCTGGGGCCTGGGCGGCAACATGCAGCCGCTGACGCTGGCCGTGCAGAACGACGCGGCACCGCGCGACATGGGCGTCGCCACCGCGTCGGCCACGTTCTTCCGGCAGATGGGCGGCACGCTGGGCACCGCGGTGTTCATCTCCGTGCTGTTCAGCGTCCTGGGCGGGCGGGTCGCCGACAACTTCCGCGCCGCCGCCGGCACCCCGGCCTTCCAGGCCGCGCTCACCGACCCGGCCGTGCTGGCCAACCCCGCCAACGCGCCGATCCTCCAGGGCCTGCAGGGCGGCGGCGGGCTGTCGCTCGACGACTCGTCGTTCCTCGCCACGGCCGACCCGGTGCTGGCCCGCCCGATCCTCGACGGCTTCGCGGGCTCGATGAGCGTCGTCTTCCTCGGCGCCGCCGCGGTGCTGGTCCTCGGGCTGTTCGCGGTGATCATGATGAAGGAGGTGCCGCTGCGCACCCGGTCGGGCGTCGACGCCCGCAACGACGAGGTCGCCGCTGCCGCGGCGGCGGCCGCGGAGGGCGGACCGGACGCGGTCCCGGCCCCGGCCGACGACGTCCCCGAGGGCCCCGAGGGCCCCGCGACGGCGCCGCGCCCGGTGCACGGCGCGGCGATCACCGCGGGTGCCCACCCGGTGAACGGCAACGGGTCCGTGCACGGCAACGGCAACGGCAGCGGCAACGGCAGTGCCAACGGCAGCGGCAGCGGCTCGGCCGCGGTGGGCGTGCTCGCCGAGCCGCGCACCGAGCAGGTCGCTCCGCCGGCCGAGCCCGCCCCGGCCGGCACCGACGCCCGTGACCGGCTCCTCGCGATGCTGCTGCCCGACCCGACCCGCGCGCTCACCGTCGTGGCCACGGCCGAGCGGGCGCGCGACGCCGTGCGGCACGCGCGCCGCGAGCTGGAGGTGCGCACCGCCGAGCTCGACGGGGCGTCCGAGGAGCTCGTCGCGCAGGGCCTGAGCCCGCGCCAGGTCCAGGACCTGCTCGGCCTGTCCGAGGAGGAGGGCCCGCTGGCCCCGCGGCACGGGGCGCACGCGGCCGAGTAG
- a CDS encoding ATP-binding protein: protein MTTVDGTAGIVDHLAVPYARPEQLADRLEPVLDTALAAGDPVLAVLDGPERDALRTRLGTAARRVEFAAPADVHAVPAFTVAVRWARLARGLASGRVLVVGQHLDLPGSPDAHWPRLDMAVDVAIAGLPITVLCPCGESDPTLDTTHPLVLTATGRRTGAGYRAPLEAVVGYPPPPPPDLGPSAVDLPFGLDDLSAVRRRTAEAGAAAGLAPDRVADFVLAVNELATNSVEHGAGAGRLRVWTAPGLLTVEVADHGRMDVPFPGLVPPSPTGQRGRGLWLASELSDVLEVWSDPTGTVIRARAW from the coding sequence GTGACGACGGTGGACGGCACGGCGGGGATCGTCGACCACCTGGCCGTCCCCTACGCCCGGCCCGAGCAGCTCGCCGACCGCCTCGAGCCGGTGCTCGACACGGCGCTCGCGGCGGGCGACCCGGTGCTCGCGGTGCTGGACGGGCCCGAGCGCGACGCCCTCCGCACCCGCCTGGGGACCGCGGCCCGGCGCGTCGAGTTCGCCGCCCCGGCCGACGTCCACGCGGTCCCGGCGTTCACCGTCGCGGTGCGGTGGGCGCGGCTCGCGCGCGGGCTCGCCTCGGGGCGGGTGCTCGTCGTCGGGCAGCACCTCGACCTCCCCGGCAGCCCCGACGCGCACTGGCCGCGGCTCGACATGGCCGTCGACGTCGCCATCGCGGGCCTGCCGATCACCGTGCTGTGCCCGTGCGGGGAGTCCGACCCCACGCTGGACACGACGCACCCCCTGGTGCTCACCGCCACCGGCCGCCGCACCGGCGCCGGCTACCGGGCCCCGCTCGAGGCCGTGGTCGGGTACCCGCCGCCGCCCCCGCCCGACCTCGGGCCCAGCGCGGTCGACCTGCCCTTCGGGCTCGACGACCTGTCCGCCGTGCGCCGCCGCACCGCGGAGGCGGGGGCCGCGGCCGGGCTCGCGCCCGACCGGGTCGCCGACTTCGTCCTCGCCGTCAACGAGCTCGCCACCAACAGCGTCGAGCACGGCGCGGGCGCGGGCCGGCTTCGGGTGTGGACCGCCCCCGGCCTGCTCACGGTCGAGGTCGCCGACCACGGCCGGATGGACGTGCCCTTCCCCGGCCTGGTGCCCCCGTCGCCGACCGGGCAGCGCGGCCGCGGCCTGTGGCTCGCCTCCGAGCTCAGCGACGTCCTCGAGGTGTGGAGCGACCCGACGGGCACCGTGATCCGGGCCCGGGCCTGGTAG
- a CDS encoding NADP-dependent oxidoreductase — protein sequence MTDNHQVRLAARPNGLPTPEVWEHTTEPVPTPADGRFVVRVTHLSLDPAMRGWMNAGRSYVPPVGIGEVMRALGAGRVVASAHPDFPEGAHVTGMFGVQEHAESDGSGVLVVDPTVVPLATYLAVLGMTGMTAYFGLFDVGALREGDTVVVSGAAGAVGSVVGQLAKIKGCRVVGIAGGAEKCAWIVDELGFDAAIDYRSEDVGRALRTHAPDGVDVYFDNVGGDILDAALARLARGARVVICGAISTYNATERPQGPANYMSLLVNRARMEGFVVFDYADRYADAAAELGGWLREGKLRSREDVVRGGVADFPETLLRLFRGENTGKLILQIAD from the coding sequence ATGACCGACAACCACCAGGTCCGCCTCGCCGCCCGTCCCAACGGCCTCCCGACGCCCGAGGTGTGGGAGCACACGACCGAGCCCGTGCCGACGCCCGCCGACGGCCGGTTCGTCGTCCGGGTCACCCACCTCTCGCTCGACCCGGCCATGCGCGGCTGGATGAACGCGGGCCGCTCCTACGTGCCGCCGGTGGGCATCGGCGAGGTCATGCGGGCGCTCGGTGCGGGGCGGGTCGTGGCGTCGGCGCACCCCGACTTCCCGGAGGGAGCGCACGTCACGGGCATGTTCGGCGTGCAGGAGCACGCGGAGTCCGACGGCTCGGGCGTGCTGGTCGTCGACCCGACGGTCGTCCCGCTGGCCACCTACCTCGCGGTACTGGGCATGACCGGCATGACCGCCTACTTCGGGCTGTTCGACGTCGGCGCGCTGCGCGAGGGCGACACCGTCGTCGTCTCCGGCGCCGCGGGCGCGGTGGGCAGCGTCGTCGGCCAGCTCGCGAAGATCAAGGGCTGCCGGGTCGTCGGCATCGCGGGCGGCGCGGAGAAGTGCGCGTGGATCGTCGACGAGCTGGGCTTCGACGCGGCGATCGACTACCGCAGCGAGGACGTCGGCCGGGCGCTGCGCACGCACGCGCCCGACGGCGTCGACGTCTACTTCGACAACGTCGGCGGCGACATCCTCGACGCCGCCCTCGCCCGGCTGGCCCGCGGCGCCCGCGTCGTGATCTGCGGGGCGATCAGCACCTACAACGCCACGGAGCGCCCGCAGGGGCCGGCGAACTACATGTCGCTGCTGGTCAACCGCGCGCGCATGGAGGGCTTCGTGGTCTTCGACTACGCCGACCGCTACGCCGACGCCGCCGCCGAGCTGGGCGGCTGGCTGCGCGAGGGGAAGCTGCGCAGCCGCGAGGACGTCGTGCGCGGGGGCGTCGCCGACTTCCCGGAGACGCTGCTCAGGCTGTTCCGCGGCGAGAACACGGGCAAGCTCATCCTGCAGATCGCGGACTGA
- a CDS encoding acetyl-CoA C-acetyltransferase codes for MREAVICEPLRTPVGGFGGSLRDVPAHELAATVIRGLLDRTGLPPDAVDDVLLGHCYPTMDAPAIGRVAALDAGLPVSVTGLQIDRRCGSGLQAVLYAAMQVQAGASDVVLAGGAESMSNASFYSTSMRWGAKAGPGVLLHDSLARGRVTAGGVNFPVPGGMLETAENLRREYAIPRAEQDEFAVRSHHRAAAARDSGLFADEIVPVTVKGRKGDTVVEADEHIRADSSVEKLAGLRPILGRDDPDATVTAGNASGQNDGASICVVTHPARAEELGLRPLARLVSWGVGGVAPATMGIGPVPAVAKALDAASLRLADMDLIELNEAFAAQVLACTREWKLTDADMDRVNVHGSGISLGHPVGATGGRILATLTREMDRREARYGLETMCIGGGQGLAAVFERA; via the coding sequence ATGCGCGAGGCGGTGATCTGCGAGCCGCTGCGGACCCCCGTCGGGGGTTTCGGCGGGTCCCTGCGCGACGTCCCGGCGCACGAGCTGGCCGCCACGGTCATCCGCGGCCTGCTCGACCGCACCGGTCTGCCCCCGGACGCCGTCGACGACGTGCTCCTCGGGCACTGCTACCCCACGATGGACGCGCCCGCGATCGGCCGGGTCGCCGCGCTCGACGCCGGGCTGCCGGTGAGCGTCACGGGGCTGCAGATCGACCGCCGCTGCGGGTCCGGTCTGCAGGCCGTGCTCTACGCGGCGATGCAGGTGCAGGCGGGCGCGTCCGACGTCGTGCTGGCCGGCGGGGCCGAGTCGATGTCGAACGCGTCCTTCTACTCGACGTCGATGCGCTGGGGCGCGAAGGCCGGCCCCGGCGTCCTGCTGCACGACTCGCTCGCGCGCGGGCGGGTCACCGCGGGCGGGGTGAACTTCCCGGTCCCCGGCGGGATGCTGGAGACCGCGGAGAACCTGCGCCGCGAGTACGCGATCCCGCGCGCCGAGCAGGACGAGTTCGCCGTCCGCAGCCACCACCGGGCGGCCGCCGCGCGCGACTCCGGACTGTTCGCCGACGAGATCGTGCCCGTCACGGTGAAGGGGCGGAAGGGCGACACCGTCGTCGAGGCCGACGAGCACATCCGCGCCGACTCCTCGGTGGAGAAGCTCGCGGGGCTGCGCCCGATCCTGGGCCGCGACGACCCCGACGCCACCGTCACCGCGGGCAACGCGAGCGGCCAGAACGACGGGGCGTCGATCTGCGTCGTCACCCACCCCGCGCGCGCCGAGGAGCTCGGCCTGCGCCCGCTCGCACGGCTCGTGTCGTGGGGCGTGGGCGGCGTGGCGCCCGCGACGATGGGGATCGGTCCGGTGCCCGCCGTCGCGAAGGCGCTGGACGCCGCGTCGCTGCGCCTGGCCGACATGGACCTCATCGAGCTGAACGAGGCGTTCGCCGCGCAGGTGCTCGCCTGCACGCGCGAGTGGAAGCTCACCGACGCCGACATGGACCGCGTCAACGTGCACGGCTCGGGCATCTCGCTCGGCCACCCCGTCGGGGCCACGGGCGGCCGCATCCTGGCCACGCTCACCCGCGAGATGGACCGGCGGGAGGCCCGCTACGGGCTGGAGACGATGTGCATCGGCGGCGGCCAGGGACTCGCGGCGGTGTTCGAGCGGGCGTGA
- a CDS encoding inorganic diphosphatase, with amino-acid sequence MDFDVTIEIPKGGRNKYEVDHKTGRIRLDRTLFTATQYPADYGFIDDSLGEDGDPLDALVLVREPTFPGCIILCRAIGMFRMKDEMGGDDKVLCVPSVDPRQEHLRDIHHLAEFDRAEIQHFFEIYKELEPGKSVEGATWVGRADAEREVRASWKRAQDAAAAEAEGEPTGH; translated from the coding sequence GTGGACTTCGACGTCACCATCGAGATCCCCAAGGGCGGGCGCAACAAGTACGAGGTGGACCACAAGACCGGGCGGATCCGCCTGGACCGCACGCTGTTCACCGCCACCCAGTACCCCGCCGACTACGGCTTCATCGACGACAGCCTGGGCGAGGACGGCGACCCCCTCGACGCGCTGGTGCTCGTCCGCGAGCCCACGTTCCCGGGCTGCATCATCCTGTGCCGCGCGATCGGCATGTTCCGGATGAAGGACGAGATGGGCGGCGACGACAAGGTGCTGTGCGTGCCGTCGGTCGACCCCCGCCAGGAGCACCTGCGCGACATCCACCACCTCGCCGAGTTCGACCGCGCCGAGATCCAGCACTTCTTCGAGATCTACAAGGAGCTCGAGCCCGGCAAGAGCGTCGAGGGCGCCACGTGGGTGGGCCGCGCCGACGCCGAGCGCGAGGTCCGGGCGTCGTGGAAGCGCGCCCAGGACGCCGCGGCGGCCGAGGCCGAGGGCGAGCCCACCGGCCACTGA
- a CDS encoding MaoC family dehydratase, translating to MRVFDGVDDLRAAVGTQLGTGDWVTIEQNQIDTFADATDDHQWIHVDPERAKEGPFGTTIAHGFLTLSLLPSLVSSVFEVHGTKMGVNYGLNKVRFTSPVPVGSKVRAVVDLDEVTDVTGGVQVITKITVEIEGAERPALVAEWLTRRYV from the coding sequence ATGCGCGTCTTCGACGGAGTGGACGACCTGCGGGCCGCGGTGGGAACGCAGCTGGGCACGGGCGACTGGGTGACGATCGAGCAGAACCAGATCGACACGTTCGCCGACGCCACCGACGACCACCAGTGGATCCACGTCGACCCGGAGCGGGCGAAGGAGGGTCCGTTCGGCACGACGATCGCGCACGGCTTCCTCACCCTGTCGCTGCTGCCCTCGCTCGTCTCCTCGGTCTTCGAGGTGCACGGCACGAAGATGGGCGTGAACTACGGCCTCAACAAGGTGCGGTTCACCTCCCCGGTGCCGGTGGGCAGCAAGGTGCGCGCGGTGGTCGACCTCGACGAGGTCACCGACGTCACCGGCGGCGTGCAGGTGATCACGAAGATCACCGTCGAGATCGAGGGCGCGGAGCGTCCGGCGCTCGTCGCCGAGTGGCTGACCCGCCGGTACGTCTGA